The following are from one region of the Falsibacillus pallidus genome:
- a CDS encoding LysR family transcriptional regulator has protein sequence MELRQLRYFVEVARIEHFSKAAESLHIAQSALSRQVGLLEKELGVELFEREGRNVKLTFIGKMFLEQAILALKAVDNASRLVEEYLEPERGIIRIGFPSSIASSMLPSIISAFKKEHPDVRFHLKQASYDTLTEGIKKREIDLAFIGPVPANDPELHAHILFSENFLAMLSDTHSLAEFESLSLNQLEPEPFVLFPEGFMLRQIVVDACVQAGFQPSIPYEGEDLDAIKGLVSSGIGVTLLPETTLFGNLPEGLKKIKITYPDVKRSVGLIIPKNRKLSPSENLFYEFVLEYFRHLNMWT, from the coding sequence ATGGAATTAAGACAATTAAGATATTTCGTAGAAGTAGCGCGAATTGAACATTTTTCGAAGGCGGCAGAGTCCTTGCACATTGCTCAATCTGCCTTGAGCCGTCAAGTGGGGCTTCTGGAGAAAGAGTTAGGTGTGGAGCTTTTTGAGAGGGAAGGACGGAATGTAAAATTAACCTTTATTGGGAAAATGTTTTTGGAGCAGGCAATACTCGCTCTTAAAGCAGTCGACAATGCGTCAAGGCTGGTAGAAGAATATTTAGAGCCCGAGCGCGGCATCATCCGCATAGGCTTCCCATCCAGCATCGCGAGCAGCATGCTTCCCTCTATTATTTCTGCCTTCAAAAAAGAACACCCGGATGTTCGCTTTCACTTAAAGCAGGCATCCTATGATACGCTGACAGAAGGGATCAAGAAAAGGGAGATTGATTTGGCTTTTATAGGTCCGGTGCCGGCAAATGATCCAGAGCTTCATGCTCATATCCTGTTCTCGGAAAATTTTTTGGCTATGCTATCCGATACGCACAGTCTTGCTGAATTTGAGAGCCTGTCCTTAAATCAATTGGAACCAGAGCCATTTGTTTTATTTCCAGAGGGATTCATGCTCCGTCAGATCGTAGTCGATGCCTGCGTACAAGCAGGTTTCCAGCCCTCCATTCCATATGAGGGGGAAGATCTGGATGCGATCAAGGGGCTGGTGTCTTCGGGAATTGGCGTCACTCTTCTTCCGGAGACGACACTCTTCGGGAATCTGCCGGAAGGGTTGAAAAAAATAAAAATCACTTACCCAGATGTCAAAAGGTCGGTTGGATTGATCATTCCTAAAAATCGGAAGTTATCGCCTTCTGAGAATCTCTTTTATGAATTTGTCCTCGAATATTTCAGACACCTTAACATGTGGACGTAG
- a CDS encoding sensor histidine kinase, which yields MKKNFSLFPKQYGFFPYIFLVYLFFPFYYLTQETGIKQVLGLVMIVLFLVSYRQLYSTPSRSKVFTAWLLVELGVIFVVGCFYDVNYLFLGFFPANFTGYYQDKRRFQRGLAGLIFVLIFPLIYQWMQDDSAFSLEGFYYFVPFLLIMIASPFGVRSMNRRMALEKELDQANQQIAELVKREERLRISRDLHDTLGHTLSLLTLKSQLIQRLAPKDPDRTVLEAKEMEMASRSALKQVRELVSDMRTITIAEELIHIQQSLKAASITYQFDGKMEFSSIPPLTQNIVSMCIREAATNVIKHSKATHCTISISQTPDRLFVKVKDDGMGIDSANAVGNGLRGMEERLALIDGGLKLSNHHGALLELSVPIINKAERKEVVG from the coding sequence GTGAAAAAAAACTTCAGTTTATTTCCGAAGCAATATGGCTTCTTTCCGTATATTTTCCTGGTCTATCTATTCTTCCCTTTCTACTATTTGACCCAGGAAACAGGGATTAAACAGGTGCTGGGGCTGGTGATGATCGTACTTTTCCTCGTATCTTACCGCCAGCTGTACAGCACTCCATCAAGATCAAAAGTATTTACGGCCTGGCTGCTTGTCGAGCTCGGGGTCATATTCGTGGTCGGCTGTTTTTATGACGTGAACTACCTGTTTTTAGGCTTTTTCCCTGCCAATTTTACAGGGTACTATCAGGATAAACGCAGATTTCAAAGAGGCTTGGCGGGATTGATTTTTGTCCTTATCTTCCCGCTTATTTACCAATGGATGCAGGATGATTCCGCTTTCTCTCTCGAAGGATTTTATTATTTTGTTCCCTTCCTTCTCATCATGATCGCTTCGCCATTTGGCGTCCGTTCCATGAATCGCCGGATGGCGCTTGAGAAAGAACTCGATCAGGCAAATCAGCAAATAGCAGAATTGGTGAAGCGCGAGGAGCGCCTCAGGATTTCGCGCGACCTTCATGATACGCTTGGACACACCTTATCTCTATTAACATTGAAGAGTCAGCTCATCCAGCGCCTTGCACCGAAGGATCCGGATCGGACGGTGCTAGAGGCAAAGGAAATGGAAATGGCTTCCCGCTCCGCCCTTAAGCAGGTAAGGGAACTTGTATCGGATATGAGGACCATCACGATTGCTGAAGAGCTCATTCACATCCAGCAGAGCCTAAAGGCTGCTTCCATCACCTATCAGTTTGATGGAAAGATGGAGTTTTCCTCCATCCCCCCTCTCACTCAAAATATCGTCAGCATGTGCATACGGGAAGCTGCCACCAATGTCATCAAGCACAGCAAGGCGACGCATTGCACCATATCTATCAGCCAGACTCCGGATAGATTATTTGTCAAAGTGAAGGATGATGGAATGGGCATCGACTCCGCCAACGCCGTGGGAAATGGACTGCGCGGAATGGAAGAGAGATTGGCGCTCATCGACGGGGGATTAAAGCTCAGCAATCATCATGGGGCACTACTGGAATTGAGCGTCCCCATCATTAATAAAGCAGAGAGAAAAGAGGTCGTCGGATGA
- a CDS encoding ECF transporter S component has protein sequence MEKINNSSSTRNKTFNLILTAMLIALVFVATIFLNIRLPIAANGGLVHLGTAMAFIATFLFGPKKGAIAGAVGMGLFDLVSGWTLWAPFTVVARGLQSYIAGKIAWSGGRNGNSAAINLLAAVASAPAMLAVYYICEGILYNNWIAPVASIPGNIVQNVVGIIIAIPLCAALKKISFFK, from the coding sequence ATGGAAAAAATAAATAACAGTTCTTCCACACGCAACAAAACGTTTAATTTAATTTTGACTGCCATGCTGATTGCCCTTGTTTTTGTGGCAACCATCTTTTTAAATATCCGCTTGCCAATCGCTGCAAACGGCGGTTTGGTCCACCTTGGCACAGCCATGGCGTTTATCGCCACATTCTTATTCGGTCCGAAAAAGGGCGCTATTGCGGGAGCTGTCGGCATGGGCTTGTTCGACCTTGTATCCGGCTGGACATTGTGGGCGCCATTCACTGTGGTGGCACGCGGCCTTCAAAGCTATATTGCCGGAAAAATCGCCTGGTCAGGCGGCCGAAACGGGAATAGTGCTGCTATCAATCTACTAGCGGCTGTCGCTTCTGCTCCTGCAATGCTTGCTGTGTACTATATCTGCGAAGGGATCCTCTATAACAACTGGATCGCTCCCGTAGCTTCCATCCCGGGAAATATCGTACAAAACGTGGTCGGTATCATCATTGCCATCCCGCTTTGTGCAGCATTGAAGAAAATTTCTTTTTTTAAATAA
- a CDS encoding methyl-accepting chemotaxis protein: protein MDNSKEKLAALQALKKQTDLISEVSKLTHNISTQTNILALNAAIEAARAGEHGRGFNVVADEVRKLAASVAKSINQVNDNVGNIRQEAERVNKITTNLQEEILETESKFKTILAELEKLNRN from the coding sequence ATGGATAACTCCAAAGAAAAATTGGCGGCACTCCAGGCGTTAAAAAAACAAACGGACTTAATTAGTGAAGTGTCAAAACTTACCCATAATATATCGACGCAAACAAATATCCTGGCATTGAATGCCGCAATTGAAGCAGCGCGTGCGGGTGAACATGGGAGAGGCTTCAATGTCGTTGCGGATGAAGTGCGTAAATTAGCTGCCAGCGTGGCTAAGTCCATTAATCAAGTCAATGACAACGTAGGGAATATCAGACAGGAAGCAGAAAGAGTGAATAAAATCACAACCAATTTGCAGGAAGAAATCCTAGAGACCGAGTCTAAATTCAAAACCATCTTGGCGGAGCTGGAAAAGTTAAATAGAAACTAG
- a CDS encoding ABC transporter ATP-binding protein, which translates to MMNEIIAVQNVTKQFQQKKAVNQINFSISQGEIVAILGPNGAGKTTTLSMILGLLKPTEGEIKLFGSDPQEKKVRERIGAMLQEVSVIPGLKVIEILELIRSYYPSPLPLKELVELTGLTDGDLKTMAEKLSGGQKRRLSFALAIAGNPELILLDEPTVGMDITSRNRFWQTIHAMAEKGKTIIFSTHYLQEADEAAQRILLFKDGAIAADGTPSQIKSNRFTPSISFMVDAEKSLERLYEHPEIDQVHRKNNRVYLHSANTDRLLEIIFEEKLGARDIQIERGKLEDAFEQLIGEHKEAM; encoded by the coding sequence ATGATGAACGAAATCATAGCTGTTCAAAATGTCACAAAACAATTTCAACAGAAAAAAGCCGTCAACCAAATAAATTTCTCCATCAGCCAAGGGGAGATAGTAGCCATCCTTGGTCCGAACGGTGCAGGAAAAACAACGACCCTCTCCATGATCCTTGGTTTATTAAAGCCGACTGAGGGTGAAATCAAACTATTCGGCTCCGATCCCCAAGAGAAAAAAGTCCGGGAGAGAATCGGCGCCATGCTGCAGGAAGTCAGTGTCATTCCCGGATTGAAAGTGATTGAGATCCTTGAGTTGATCAGGAGCTACTACCCATCACCCCTTCCGCTCAAGGAACTGGTGGAACTGACCGGTTTGACGGATGGAGATCTAAAAACGATGGCAGAAAAATTGTCCGGCGGCCAGAAACGCCGCCTCAGCTTCGCATTGGCCATCGCAGGAAATCCAGAATTGATACTATTGGATGAACCGACTGTCGGAATGGATATCACTTCAAGGAACCGGTTTTGGCAAACGATCCATGCAATGGCGGAGAAAGGGAAGACGATCATTTTCTCCACTCACTACCTTCAAGAGGCAGATGAGGCTGCACAAAGGATCTTATTGTTTAAAGATGGAGCAATCGCTGCGGATGGGACGCCGAGCCAAATCAAATCGAACCGCTTCACTCCATCCATCTCTTTCATGGTCGACGCGGAGAAATCACTTGAAAGGCTATACGAGCACCCTGAGATTGACCAGGTCCACAGGAAAAATAACCGGGTCTACCTTCACTCAGCGAATACAGACCGCTTATTGGAGATTATTTTTGAAGAAAAATTAGGAGCAAGGGATATCCAGATCGAACGAGGAAAATTGGAAGATGCCTTTGAACAATTAATCGGCGAACATAAGGAGGCTATGTAA
- a CDS encoding malate:quinone oxidoreductase, whose amino-acid sequence MNEVRKDRMSSVQKKTDVILIGAGIMSATLGSLLKALAPEWDIKVFEKLAEAGVESSNEWNNAGTGHSALCELNYTSEKPDGSIDITKAIKINEQFQLSRQFWSFLVNSKLISNPQDFIMPIPHMSMVQGEENVEFLKKRFEALSANPLFQGMEYSDDPEKLKEWIPLIMEGRTSTEPIAATKIDSGTDVNFGALTRMLFKHLESQNVEVNYKHTVKDIKRTSDGSWELKIHNIDSGRIEYHTAKFVFIGGGGGSLPLLQKTGIPESKHIGGFPVSGLFMVCNKPEVAEKHHAKVYGKAKVGAPPMSVPHLDTRYIDNKKSLLFGPFAGFSPKFLKTGSNMDLINSVKPNNLFTMLAAGVKEMSLTKYLIQQVLLSNEKRLEELREFIPEAKLEDWDIVVAGQRVQVIKDTPAGKGTLQFGTEVVSSADGSVAALLGASPGASTAVHVMLELLNKCFPQQIKEWEPKIKEMIPSYGVSLVENPALFDEIFASTAETLGLNEKEQVFN is encoded by the coding sequence ATAAATGAGGTAAGGAAGGATAGAATGAGCAGCGTACAGAAAAAAACAGACGTTATCTTAATTGGTGCTGGAATCATGAGTGCGACTTTGGGATCATTATTGAAAGCGTTAGCACCGGAATGGGACATCAAAGTGTTCGAAAAACTCGCAGAAGCAGGGGTAGAAAGCTCCAACGAATGGAATAATGCTGGGACCGGCCATTCTGCGCTGTGCGAACTTAACTATACATCCGAGAAGCCTGACGGATCTATAGACATCACCAAAGCAATCAAAATCAACGAGCAGTTTCAGCTTTCCAGACAGTTTTGGTCTTTTCTCGTAAACAGCAAATTGATCAGCAATCCTCAGGACTTCATCATGCCGATTCCTCATATGAGTATGGTTCAAGGGGAAGAGAATGTGGAGTTTTTGAAAAAACGATTTGAAGCGCTTTCAGCTAATCCGCTGTTCCAAGGAATGGAGTATTCGGATGACCCTGAAAAATTAAAGGAATGGATTCCGCTTATCATGGAAGGCCGCACATCGACTGAACCGATTGCTGCAACAAAAATCGATTCCGGAACCGATGTGAATTTCGGTGCTTTAACCCGCATGTTATTCAAACATCTCGAGAGCCAAAATGTCGAAGTGAACTATAAACACACTGTGAAGGATATCAAACGCACCAGCGACGGCTCTTGGGAATTGAAGATCCACAACATCGACAGCGGAAGAATCGAATATCATACGGCAAAATTCGTCTTCATCGGAGGCGGAGGCGGAAGCTTGCCGCTTCTGCAAAAAACCGGCATTCCTGAATCCAAGCATATCGGCGGCTTCCCTGTAAGCGGACTGTTCATGGTCTGCAACAAGCCGGAGGTAGCTGAGAAGCATCATGCCAAAGTGTACGGAAAAGCAAAGGTCGGCGCGCCGCCAATGTCCGTACCGCATCTTGATACAAGATATATCGATAACAAGAAGTCCTTGCTCTTCGGACCGTTTGCCGGCTTCTCGCCAAAATTCTTGAAAACAGGCTCCAACATGGACTTGATCAATTCCGTCAAACCGAATAATCTCTTTACGATGCTCGCAGCAGGTGTCAAAGAGATGTCATTGACAAAATACTTGATCCAGCAGGTCTTGCTGTCTAATGAGAAGCGCCTAGAAGAACTGCGTGAATTCATTCCAGAAGCTAAATTGGAAGATTGGGATATCGTCGTGGCAGGCCAGCGTGTCCAAGTCATTAAAGATACGCCTGCAGGAAAAGGAACTTTGCAATTCGGAACAGAAGTCGTCAGTTCTGCTGATGGATCCGTTGCCGCTCTTCTAGGTGCTTCACCGGGTGCATCAACGGCTGTCCACGTCATGCTCGAACTTTTGAACAAATGCTTCCCGCAGCAAATAAAAGAATGGGAGCCTAAAATCAAAGAGATGATCCCGTCCTATGGCGTATCGCTTGTTGAAAATCCAGCTCTATTTGATGAAATTTTTGCTTCAACGGCCGAAACGCTCGGCTTGAACGAAAAAGAACAGGTTTTTAATTGA
- a CDS encoding cation:dicarboxylate symporter family transporter gives MKRIGLAWQIFIGLVLGIAVGGIFYGNPHVTDYLKPVGDIFIHLIKMIVIPIVISSLIVGVAGAGDMKSLGRLGGKTLLYFEVITTIAIIVGLLAANLFHPGTGVDRSHLAKTDINSYVSTAKTTETHSMADTLVNIVPTNIIQSIANGDMLAVIFFSVMFGLGIAAIGEKGKPVIQFFKGTAEAMFYVTNLIMKTAPIGVFALIGVTVSTFGLSSLIPLGKLVIVVYGAMIFFILAVLGLVAKIAGFNIFKLIKYLKDELLLGYSTASSETVLPRIMEKMERLGCPKAITSFVIPTGYSFNLDGSTLYQAIAALFIAQMYGIHLSIGHQITLVLVLMLTSKGIAGVPGVSFVVLLATLGSVGLPVEGLAFIAGIDRILDMARTAVNIVGNSLAALVITKWENKGKPTTELEEQSA, from the coding sequence ATGAAAAGAATTGGTCTAGCATGGCAGATCTTCATTGGTTTAGTTCTCGGTATTGCTGTCGGAGGAATTTTTTACGGAAACCCTCATGTAACCGATTACTTGAAGCCAGTTGGAGATATATTCATACATTTAATTAAAATGATTGTCATCCCGATTGTCATTTCCAGCCTGATCGTAGGTGTTGCGGGTGCAGGGGATATGAAATCGCTTGGAAGACTTGGGGGCAAGACCCTCCTTTATTTTGAAGTCATCACCACCATCGCTATCATTGTTGGGCTGCTGGCAGCAAATCTGTTCCACCCAGGCACAGGCGTCGACCGCTCGCATCTGGCAAAAACCGATATAAATTCTTATGTAAGCACGGCAAAAACCACTGAAACGCATTCAATGGCAGATACATTGGTGAATATTGTCCCTACAAATATCATTCAATCCATTGCAAATGGGGATATGCTCGCTGTCATTTTCTTTTCAGTCATGTTTGGTTTGGGAATAGCAGCCATCGGCGAAAAAGGAAAGCCGGTCATTCAATTTTTCAAAGGAACGGCAGAAGCCATGTTCTATGTTACAAACTTAATTATGAAAACGGCTCCAATCGGAGTATTTGCACTCATTGGTGTAACCGTTTCTACATTCGGATTATCGTCATTGATCCCATTAGGGAAACTAGTGATTGTCGTATATGGAGCTATGATATTCTTCATCCTTGCCGTGCTTGGTTTGGTAGCCAAAATAGCAGGATTTAATATTTTCAAACTCATAAAATACTTGAAGGATGAATTGCTGCTGGGATATTCAACAGCCAGTTCAGAAACAGTCCTTCCAAGAATCATGGAAAAAATGGAGAGGCTGGGCTGCCCAAAGGCCATTACATCCTTCGTCATCCCTACCGGCTATTCGTTCAACCTTGATGGGTCGACACTCTATCAAGCAATTGCCGCCTTATTCATCGCCCAAATGTATGGAATTCATTTGAGCATCGGCCATCAGATCACACTTGTACTCGTATTGATGCTTACCTCAAAAGGAATCGCAGGGGTGCCTGGTGTATCCTTCGTCGTGCTGCTTGCAACACTTGGAAGCGTCGGACTCCCTGTTGAAGGCCTTGCCTTTATTGCAGGAATTGATAGAATCCTCGATATGGCTCGGACGGCTGTCAACATTGTCGGCAACTCATTAGCGGCATTGGTTATCACGAAATGGGAGAATAAAGGAAAGCCAACTACTGAATTAGAAGAACAATCCGCATAA
- the aspA gene encoding aspartate ammonia-lyase: protein MSLTPNDFRIEKDFLGSKEVPANAYYGVQTLRAVENFPITGYRIHPELIKAMAMVKKAAAMANMEVKSLYSGIGEAIVKAADEMIEGKWHDHVLVDPIQGGAGTSINMNVNEILANRALEIMGKEKGQYQFCSPNSHVNMSQSTNDSFPTAMHIAVLNLQEKLIGTMEQMHEVFQAKAKEFSHVIKMGRTHLQDAVPIRLGQEFEAYSRVIERDIKRIKQSRQHLYELNMGATAVGTGLNAYPRYIELVVPYLAEISGLPFQGAEHLVDATQNTDAYTEVSSSLKICMINMSKIANDLRLMASGPRAGLGEITLPARQPGSSIMPGKVNPVLPELINQVAFQVLGNDQTISLASEAGQLELNVMEPVLIFNLLQSISIMNNAFTTFTEHCVKGITANEDRMKEYVEKSVGVITAVNPHIGYEVAARIAREAILNGSPIRDLCLKYDVLTEEELNLILDPYEMTHPGIAGAALLEKD, encoded by the coding sequence ATGTCACTTACACCAAATGATTTTCGTATTGAGAAGGATTTTTTAGGTTCGAAGGAAGTTCCTGCGAACGCATATTATGGGGTTCAAACTCTTCGTGCAGTTGAAAATTTCCCAATCACGGGATATCGTATACACCCTGAATTGATCAAGGCCATGGCGATGGTGAAAAAAGCGGCTGCGATGGCGAATATGGAAGTTAAGAGCCTGTATTCGGGAATCGGAGAAGCAATCGTCAAGGCGGCAGATGAAATGATCGAAGGAAAATGGCATGATCATGTCCTTGTCGATCCGATTCAAGGCGGTGCCGGAACATCGATCAATATGAACGTGAACGAAATATTGGCTAACCGCGCCCTTGAAATCATGGGCAAAGAAAAAGGGCAGTATCAATTTTGCAGCCCGAACAGCCATGTAAATATGTCTCAATCTACAAATGATTCATTCCCTACCGCTATGCATATCGCGGTTTTGAATCTGCAGGAAAAATTGATCGGAACAATGGAACAGATGCATGAGGTTTTCCAAGCGAAAGCGAAGGAATTCAGCCATGTCATTAAAATGGGGCGCACCCATCTGCAGGATGCCGTTCCAATCAGACTGGGCCAGGAGTTTGAAGCATACAGCCGCGTGATCGAACGTGATATTAAGCGCATCAAGCAATCCAGGCAGCACCTTTACGAATTGAACATGGGGGCAACGGCAGTTGGGACAGGCTTAAATGCGTACCCTCGCTATATCGAGCTGGTAGTTCCATATTTAGCTGAAATCAGCGGACTTCCATTCCAAGGAGCGGAACATCTCGTTGATGCGACGCAGAATACAGATGCTTATACTGAAGTATCCAGCTCGTTGAAAATCTGTATGATCAATATGTCCAAGATCGCGAATGACCTGCGCTTGATGGCATCTGGCCCAAGAGCGGGCCTCGGTGAAATCACGCTGCCTGCAAGACAGCCTGGATCTTCTATTATGCCAGGGAAAGTAAACCCTGTTCTGCCTGAGCTGATCAACCAAGTAGCATTCCAAGTTCTTGGAAACGATCAAACAATTTCATTGGCATCCGAAGCGGGACAGCTTGAATTGAACGTTATGGAACCTGTTCTGATCTTTAACCTTCTTCAATCCATCAGCATCATGAACAACGCTTTTACGACTTTTACCGAGCATTGTGTAAAAGGGATTACAGCGAACGAAGACAGGATGAAGGAATACGTTGAAAAGAGCGTTGGCGTCATCACGGCGGTCAACCCTCATATCGGATATGAAGTCGCAGCCCGCATTGCAAGAGAAGCCATCTTAAACGGCTCTCCAATCCGGGACCTGTGCTTGAAATACGATGTCTTGACGGAAGAAGAGCTTAACTTGATCCTAGATCCATATGAAATGACACATCCGGGAATTGCCGGGGCTGCATTGTTGGAAAAAGACTGA
- a CDS encoding response regulator transcription factor, protein MITLFIAEDQRMLLGALGSLLDMEEDMKVIGHAMTGDEALSSILKLEPDVCLMDIEMPGKTGLEVAEELAMRGSNSKIIILTTFARPGYFERAVKTGVHGYLLKDSEIDELAEAIRKCVKGKRIFSPELTFNVIREENPLTAKEQEILRYAALGKTTKEITSELYLSSGTVRNYISEILQKLDAKNRTEAASIAKQKGWI, encoded by the coding sequence ATGATTACGCTATTTATCGCGGAGGATCAGCGAATGCTTCTAGGTGCACTCGGGTCCCTATTGGATATGGAAGAGGATATGAAGGTCATCGGACATGCCATGACTGGTGATGAGGCACTCTCTTCCATCCTGAAGCTTGAACCGGATGTATGCCTGATGGATATTGAGATGCCCGGGAAGACAGGTCTCGAGGTAGCGGAAGAGTTAGCCATGAGAGGCTCGAACAGCAAAATCATCATTTTGACGACGTTCGCCCGCCCTGGCTATTTTGAACGGGCAGTGAAAACCGGGGTCCATGGATATTTGCTGAAGGACAGCGAAATCGATGAACTGGCTGAAGCCATCCGGAAGTGCGTTAAAGGTAAGAGGATTTTCAGTCCGGAATTGACCTTCAATGTGATCAGGGAAGAAAACCCTCTCACTGCGAAAGAACAGGAAATCCTCCGCTATGCTGCGTTAGGAAAAACAACAAAGGAAATCACATCAGAGCTTTATCTTTCCTCCGGCACCGTAAGGAATTACATATCCGAAATCCTCCAAAAGCTCGATGCCAAAAACCGGACAGAAGCAGCAAGCATCGCCAAACAAAAAGGATGGATTTGA
- a CDS encoding ABC transporter permease — protein MNAFKMQCTAEIKRVLRNRYFVFWSLLMPIVFYYIFTNVVNTKAPDQDAWNAHYLMSMTVFSVMGSSIMTLGIRLVQEKAQGWSTYMRITPLSDTVYFAAQMVGQSVIHILSVVVIFTAGALINGVSLSAFEWVMSGLWILLGSIPFLAFGTLIGLMKKVETAAGISNIIYMVLAVAGGLWMPIDVMPKLMKNIAQWLPSYHFGNGVWEISNGSLPGWKDIVILVAYLAVFMLLSKYIRRKQEAA, from the coding sequence ATGAATGCATTTAAAATGCAGTGCACAGCAGAAATTAAACGGGTTTTGAGGAATCGGTATTTTGTCTTTTGGTCCCTGTTGATGCCGATTGTTTTTTATTATATTTTCACTAATGTCGTTAACACCAAGGCTCCGGACCAGGATGCATGGAATGCACATTACCTCATGTCCATGACGGTATTCAGTGTGATGGGCTCCTCCATCATGACTCTCGGGATCAGACTGGTGCAGGAAAAGGCGCAAGGCTGGTCTACCTATATGAGGATCACACCATTATCCGATACCGTCTATTTTGCCGCACAGATGGTCGGCCAAAGTGTCATTCATATCCTGTCAGTTGTCGTAATCTTTACCGCAGGAGCGCTCATCAACGGCGTTTCTCTCTCCGCCTTTGAATGGGTTATGAGCGGACTATGGATTCTCCTTGGCTCCATTCCTTTCCTCGCATTCGGAACGCTTATCGGATTAATGAAAAAAGTCGAAACAGCAGCAGGCATCAGCAACATCATTTATATGGTGCTCGCTGTGGCAGGCGGATTGTGGATGCCGATCGATGTGATGCCAAAGCTTATGAAAAATATCGCTCAATGGCTTCCCTCTTATCATTTCGGCAACGGCGTTTGGGAAATTTCCAATGGCAGCCTCCCTGGTTGGAAAGATATTGTAATTTTGGTCGCATATCTGGCTGTATTCATGCTACTATCAAAATATATTAGAAGAAAACAAGAAGCGGCGTGA
- a CDS encoding cysteine hydrolase family protein, protein MNPSKTALLVMDIQNGIVGNFAENPEVLIPIQDSVKAAREAEIPVIFVRVAFKEGYPEVNLNNKMFSAIKESGSMTETDWSTQIHESVAPLSGEPLVTKRRVSAFAGSDLEVLLSGLGTEELVLTGIATSGVVLSTLREAADKDFRLKVLSDACIDRDPEVHRVLVEKVFPRQADVLTASEWADSLK, encoded by the coding sequence ATGAACCCATCTAAAACAGCACTCTTAGTCATGGATATTCAAAACGGCATTGTCGGCAATTTTGCGGAGAATCCGGAAGTGCTCATCCCTATTCAGGATTCAGTGAAAGCCGCCCGCGAAGCAGAGATTCCCGTCATTTTTGTTCGCGTCGCTTTTAAAGAAGGCTATCCTGAAGTCAACTTAAACAATAAAATGTTTTCTGCCATCAAGGAGAGCGGCAGCATGACAGAAACGGATTGGTCTACACAGATCCATGAATCCGTTGCACCACTCTCAGGGGAGCCGCTTGTGACAAAGCGCCGCGTCAGTGCATTTGCAGGCAGCGACCTTGAAGTTTTGTTAAGTGGACTCGGTACTGAGGAGCTTGTATTGACTGGAATCGCCACAAGCGGCGTCGTCCTATCAACATTAAGGGAAGCAGCTGATAAAGACTTCCGATTGAAAGTCCTTTCCGACGCTTGCATTGACCGCGATCCAGAAGTGCACCGCGTCCTTGTGGAAAAAGTCTTCCCTCGCCAGGCAGACGTCTTGACCGCATCGGAATGGGCCGATTCATTAAAATAA